Proteins encoded together in one Bradyrhizobium sp. CB82 window:
- a CDS encoding RNA ligase family protein: protein MAYELCLATAGKQVPSGPDWIHEVKHDGYRMLVIREDQRVRLLSRNGSDWTKRYPWIAEAALKNRQKHFVIDGEAVILGVDGISDFNALHSRKHDHEVQLYAFDTLAMGGDDLRPLPLHLRKANLEQLLARRPDGITVAPFERGEIGPDLFRAACRMGLEGLVSKHRDRPYRGGRQKFWIKAKNCSHPAMEREL from the coding sequence ATGGCATACGAGCTTTGCCTGGCGACCGCCGGCAAGCAGGTCCCATCGGGACCGGACTGGATCCACGAAGTGAAGCACGACGGCTACCGGATGCTGGTCATCCGGGAAGACCAGCGCGTGCGCCTACTGTCGCGCAACGGCAGCGACTGGACCAAGCGCTATCCCTGGATCGCCGAGGCCGCGCTGAAGAACCGCCAGAAGCATTTCGTCATCGATGGCGAAGCGGTGATCCTCGGCGTCGACGGCATCTCCGATTTCAACGCCCTGCACTCGCGCAAGCACGACCACGAAGTGCAGCTCTACGCTTTCGACACTCTCGCGATGGGCGGCGACGATCTGCGCCCCCTCCCCTTGCACTTGCGCAAAGCCAACCTCGAGCAGCTGCTCGCGCGTCGGCCGGACGGCATCACCGTCGCGCCTTTCGAGCGCGGCGAGATCGGGCCAGACTTGTTTCGGGCCGCCTGCCGCATGGGGCTCGAGGGCCTGGTGTCAAAGCACCGCGATCGGCCGTACCGCGGCGGCCGACAGAAGTTCTGGATCAAAGCGAAAAACTGCAGCCATCCGGCGATGGAGCGAGAGCTATGA
- the ltrA gene encoding group II intron reverse transcriptase/maturase, whose translation MNDQEKSDSAVVATKSPNKAGAPVAEAMEPRARTKGNAGQQSTHRTQTRARVTQALDRVRQAAKLGKKERFTALLHQINTDTLRLAFYALKRKAAPGVDGVTWQDFETDLEPRLEDLHRRVHRGAYRPQPSRRTYIPKADGRERPLAIAALEDKIVQGATVMVLNAIYEGDFVGFSYGFRPGRGPHDALDALAVAITSRKVNWILDADVQNFFGSVSQDWLVRFLEHRIGDKRIIRLIRKWLKAGILEDGVVTVDDRGTGQGSVISPLLANVYLHYTFDLWAERWRRHEAHGDMIIVRYADDLVAGFEHEDDARRFLDAMRERFEAFALSLHPDKTRLIEFGRHAAVARKKRGLGKPETFMFLGFTHICGRSRRGTSCSKGRPVAIVCGRSFRISRQSCGIECTNRSPSRVNG comes from the coding sequence ATGAACGATCAGGAGAAGTCTGACTCGGCCGTAGTAGCTACGAAGTCGCCGAATAAAGCCGGAGCTCCGGTGGCAGAGGCGATGGAGCCAAGGGCTAGGACCAAGGGGAACGCGGGACAGCAAAGCACGCACCGGACGCAGACCCGGGCTCGCGTGACCCAGGCGCTGGACCGCGTACGGCAAGCTGCAAAGCTTGGGAAGAAAGAGCGGTTCACTGCGCTTCTCCACCAGATCAACACTGACACGCTCCGGTTGGCGTTCTACGCGCTCAAGCGCAAAGCAGCCCCCGGCGTGGACGGTGTGACATGGCAGGACTTCGAGACAGACCTGGAGCCTCGGCTTGAGGATCTGCATCGTCGGGTCCATCGAGGAGCGTATCGGCCCCAACCGTCACGCCGGACGTATATCCCGAAGGCGGACGGCCGGGAGAGACCGTTGGCGATCGCGGCTCTGGAAGACAAAATCGTTCAGGGCGCAACCGTCATGGTGCTCAACGCCATCTACGAAGGCGACTTCGTCGGCTTCTCCTACGGGTTTCGACCCGGCCGGGGGCCACATGACGCGTTGGATGCCTTGGCGGTAGCGATCACCTCCCGGAAGGTGAACTGGATACTTGACGCCGACGTGCAAAACTTCTTCGGAAGTGTGAGCCAAGACTGGTTGGTCCGGTTTTTGGAGCACCGCATCGGCGACAAGCGCATCATCCGCCTAATCCGTAAATGGCTGAAGGCGGGCATCCTCGAAGACGGGGTCGTAACCGTGGATGACAGGGGCACGGGGCAAGGATCGGTGATTTCGCCGCTGCTCGCCAACGTTTACCTGCACTACACATTCGATCTTTGGGCCGAACGCTGGCGACGGCATGAGGCTCACGGCGATATGATTATCGTGCGCTATGCCGATGATCTGGTGGCCGGCTTCGAGCATGAGGACGACGCTCGCCGTTTCCTTGATGCGATGCGTGAACGGTTTGAGGCATTCGCGCTGTCGCTCCACCCGGACAAGACCCGCCTGATTGAGTTCGGTCGCCATGCGGCGGTCGCTCGCAAGAAACGCGGGCTCGGCAAACCGGAGACCTTCATGTTTCTGGGCTTCACCCACATCTGCGGCAGGTCACGCCGGGGAACTTCCTGCTCGAAAGGAAGACCCGTCGCGATCGTCTGCGGACGAAGCTTCAGGATATCAAGGCAGAGCTGCGGTATCGAATGCACCAACCGATCCCCGTCCAGGGTAAATGGCTGA
- a CDS encoding IS701 family transposase has protein sequence MIRDLMIGGASVEDTLTLWASSVRDAKQRIRPLFTQERVAASAWQFLDGLLGNEPRKTGWMRAEAAGDPGPWRQQAILGRGHWDADALRDIVREYALESLGDEDAVLVIDETGFLKQGKASCGVARQYTGSAGKITNCQIGVFASYVSRHGHAFVDRALYLPKEWTDDPARLKAAHVPSGVGFATKPKIARRMIARATAAKVPFSFVAADCVYGTGEIETLLRKAGKGYVLGVASNHVFRSWGKQQPVAGTAAAIAQSLPKKAWHHLSSGEGTKGPRWHDWAYLELADLEASEYNDDLAGEWTRGLLIRRNIADGSLAFFSTWCPKGTSIQKLVSVEGHRWAIEDSFETAKNEFGLDHNETRSWHGWHRHVSLVMLAFAMMAVIRHRANAEPALKKTRRRRTKHRS, from the coding sequence ATGATTCGGGATCTGATGATTGGTGGTGCGTCGGTTGAAGATACGCTGACGCTATGGGCTTCCTCGGTGCGAGATGCCAAGCAACGCATCCGTCCGCTGTTTACGCAGGAGCGGGTCGCGGCCTCGGCGTGGCAGTTTCTCGACGGACTGTTGGGCAACGAACCGCGCAAGACGGGTTGGATGCGGGCGGAGGCGGCTGGCGATCCAGGCCCGTGGCGCCAGCAGGCGATTCTGGGCCGAGGGCATTGGGACGCCGACGCGCTGCGCGACATTGTGCGCGAGTACGCGCTGGAATCGCTTGGCGATGAGGACGCGGTCCTGGTCATCGATGAGACCGGCTTTTTGAAACAGGGCAAGGCCTCGTGCGGGGTCGCGCGCCAGTACACTGGCTCGGCGGGCAAGATCACCAATTGCCAGATCGGAGTGTTCGCCTCCTATGTGTCGCGGCATGGCCATGCCTTCGTCGACCGGGCGCTCTACCTGCCAAAGGAATGGACGGACGACCCCGCTCGCCTGAAGGCAGCGCATGTCCCGAGCGGTGTGGGCTTTGCGACGAAGCCCAAGATCGCGCGTCGAATGATCGCTCGCGCGACCGCCGCAAAGGTGCCGTTCTCGTTCGTGGCGGCGGATTGCGTGTATGGCACGGGCGAGATCGAAACCCTGCTGCGCAAGGCGGGCAAAGGCTATGTTCTGGGTGTTGCGTCCAATCATGTGTTCCGTTCCTGGGGCAAGCAGCAGCCTGTCGCCGGCACCGCCGCCGCGATCGCGCAGAGTCTTCCCAAGAAGGCCTGGCACCACCTGTCGTCCGGCGAAGGGACCAAAGGTCCGCGCTGGCACGACTGGGCCTATCTCGAGTTGGCCGATCTCGAAGCCAGTGAATACAACGACGACCTTGCCGGGGAATGGACGCGGGGTCTTCTGATCCGCCGCAACATTGCCGACGGCAGCTTGGCCTTCTTCTCCACATGGTGCCCCAAGGGCACCTCCATCCAGAAGCTGGTGTCGGTGGAAGGCCATCGCTGGGCCATCGAGGACAGCTTCGAAACTGCCAAGAACGAGTTCGGTCTTGATCACAACGAAACTCGCTCCTGGCATGGCTGGCATCGCCATGTCTCACTCGTCATGCTTGCCTTTGCCATGATGGCCGTCATCCGTCATCGGGCCAACGCTGAGCCAGCACTCAAAAAAACACGACGCCGGCGCACCAAACATCGTTCCTGA
- a CDS encoding ribbon-helix-helix domain-containing protein has translation MKSPVVKRSIVVAGHKTSVSLEEAFWNGMKEISSQRNITLSELVGEIDSNRPHGNLSSAIRLFVLDYFKKRAAADAIAHKASGN, from the coding sequence ATGAAATCGCCCGTCGTCAAGCGATCGATCGTCGTCGCCGGCCACAAGACCAGCGTCAGCCTGGAAGAGGCCTTCTGGAACGGCATGAAGGAGATTTCCAGCCAGCGCAACATCACGCTGTCGGAGTTGGTTGGCGAGATCGATAGCAACCGCCCGCACGGCAATCTGTCGTCCGCGATACGCCTGTTCGTCCTCGACTACTTCAAGAAACGCGCCGCGGCTGATGCGATCGCGCACAAGGCCAGCGGCAACTGA
- a CDS encoding thermonuclease family protein, which yields MTSESLQSPDFKGQKIPPKSPKSRILTLVLAISVLPALAARADDIVGQASVIDGDTIEVHGQRIRLWGIDAPESDQLCRNDDSKLYQCGRAAATALAGLLWAIKRPVTCSPVDRDQYGRTIAACSLGTPGPDIGHCLSRTAMRSIGRDTPKANMRTRSAAQRRPTVGSGLEASPSRGNTALA from the coding sequence TTGACGTCAGAATCGCTGCAGAGCCCTGATTTCAAAGGACAAAAAATTCCTCCGAAATCCCCCAAAAGTCGGATTTTGACACTCGTGCTGGCAATTTCGGTTCTGCCGGCTCTCGCAGCCCGTGCGGACGACATAGTCGGGCAGGCCAGCGTGATCGACGGCGATACGATCGAGGTCCATGGCCAGCGCATCAGGCTCTGGGGTATCGACGCCCCGGAGAGTGATCAGCTCTGTCGAAACGATGACAGCAAGCTGTACCAGTGCGGACGCGCTGCCGCGACGGCGCTCGCAGGTCTGCTCTGGGCCATCAAGCGGCCCGTCACCTGTTCCCCGGTTGATCGAGACCAGTACGGGCGCACGATAGCAGCGTGCTCACTGGGAACGCCCGGCCCCGATATCGGACACTGCTTGTCGCGAACGGCCATGCGCTCGATTGGCCGAGATACTCCAAAGGCAAATATGAGGACGCGCAGCGCAGCGCAGAGAAGACCAACCGTGGGATCTGGGCTGGAAGCTTCGCCGAGCCGTGGCAATACCGCGCTTGCATGA
- a CDS encoding helix-turn-helix transcriptional regulator, whose translation MVSVRQLKAARVLLAWSQGDLAQASGISEPTIARLESTDGPVRGRPDTAAALVGALEKAGVEFIPENGGGAGVRMRKRKR comes from the coding sequence ATGGTTTCGGTTCGTCAGCTGAAAGCCGCACGCGTGCTATTGGCATGGTCGCAGGGGGATTTGGCTCAAGCCTCGGGAATATCTGAGCCGACAATTGCTCGTCTTGAATCGACTGATGGACCTGTTCGGGGGAGGCCAGATACGGCCGCGGCCTTGGTCGGCGCCCTCGAGAAGGCCGGCGTCGAGTTCATCCCGGAGAACGGAGGCGGAGCCGGCGTGAGGATGAGGAAGCGAAAGCGCTGA
- a CDS encoding AAA family ATPase — protein sequence MSDTEDDDDCPWDENFEPLPDAEAPSIEPADVDLDVDLGDGQHEKPHKPLQLDLAPYAFPDPASIPPRQWLYGRHYIRGVVGASIGAPGRAKSTAVLTEIISMAVGRDLMSGETLPSGPLRAAYLNGEETQDELDRRVAAICQRFGITPSDCHDRLWVISTRNRSIRIAVSDDRGNAVVAQKVVDTLRSLCDDNMIDVLAVDPLISFHRIRESSNEAMDLVVKEAFGHIAGASRSVELVHHTRKLGPGESISTVDDARGASAILGAVRSARTFNFMTPPEAAKLGISDDERRRHIKIENGKSNQGPIGAAHWIKIEVEKLPNGDDVACSTLWIPPNPFDGVSVSDIEVVQKVVQGGAFRADSQSPEWLGWWMAENLPHLNIKTRHSDKPRDKAEVARLNSILKIWEKNKVIAIEPRKDEKRRERRFYIVGEAIKVETATLEDAAYDDS from the coding sequence ATGAGCGACACGGAGGATGACGACGACTGCCCATGGGACGAAAACTTCGAGCCGTTGCCGGACGCCGAGGCGCCGTCGATCGAGCCGGCGGATGTCGACCTGGACGTCGACCTTGGCGACGGTCAGCATGAAAAGCCTCACAAGCCGCTGCAGCTAGACTTGGCGCCGTATGCTTTCCCGGACCCTGCATCGATCCCGCCGAGACAGTGGCTCTACGGCCGCCACTACATTCGCGGCGTCGTCGGCGCGAGCATAGGAGCACCCGGGCGCGCCAAGAGCACGGCGGTGCTCACCGAGATCATCAGCATGGCGGTTGGCCGCGACCTGATGAGCGGCGAGACCCTGCCGTCAGGACCACTACGTGCCGCGTACCTCAACGGCGAGGAGACCCAGGACGAGCTCGACCGCCGGGTCGCGGCCATCTGCCAGCGGTTCGGCATCACGCCGAGCGACTGCCACGACCGGTTGTGGGTGATCTCGACCCGAAACAGATCGATCCGCATCGCCGTCAGTGACGACCGCGGCAATGCCGTGGTCGCCCAGAAGGTTGTCGACACTCTCAGGAGCCTGTGCGACGACAACATGATCGACGTGCTCGCGGTCGACCCCTTGATCTCATTCCATCGCATCAGGGAGTCCTCGAACGAGGCGATGGATCTGGTAGTTAAGGAGGCGTTCGGCCACATTGCCGGCGCGTCCCGCTCCGTCGAGCTGGTCCATCACACCAGGAAGCTCGGCCCCGGCGAGAGCATCTCTACCGTAGATGATGCCCGTGGCGCCTCGGCCATCCTCGGCGCCGTGAGGTCCGCCCGGACGTTCAATTTCATGACGCCGCCGGAGGCCGCCAAGCTCGGCATCAGCGACGACGAGCGCAGGAGGCACATCAAGATTGAGAACGGCAAGAGCAACCAGGGGCCGATCGGCGCTGCGCACTGGATCAAGATCGAGGTCGAGAAACTACCGAACGGCGACGATGTTGCGTGCTCCACCTTGTGGATTCCGCCGAACCCCTTCGATGGGGTCTCCGTCAGCGATATCGAGGTGGTACAAAAGGTGGTGCAAGGTGGAGCTTTCCGCGCCGACAGCCAGTCGCCCGAATGGCTTGGTTGGTGGATGGCTGAGAACCTGCCTCACCTCAACATCAAAACCCGCCACAGCGACAAGCCGCGCGACAAGGCCGAGGTCGCAAGGCTCAATTCAATCCTGAAAATATGGGAGAAGAACAAGGTCATCGCGATCGAGCCGCGCAAAGACGAGAAGCGCCGCGAGCGCCGCTTCTACATCGTCGGCGAGGCGATCAAGGTCGAGACTGCGACGCTCGAAGACGCAGCCTATGACGACTCATAA
- a CDS encoding single-stranded DNA-binding protein — MTASVLIKGALFRSPESKISAGGKRYARATLKVKAAADDGVEWWSIMVFGDTAAEQLLDLRDGDHLAAQGQLRTELYQGKVRYTCFADQILPLRMKKKRKEKPEPSKPGPVSADADLNDAIPF, encoded by the coding sequence GTGACAGCCTCCGTTCTCATTAAGGGCGCGTTGTTTCGCTCGCCGGAATCCAAAATCTCGGCGGGCGGCAAGCGCTATGCGCGCGCGACCCTCAAGGTGAAGGCCGCAGCCGATGATGGTGTTGAGTGGTGGTCGATCATGGTGTTCGGCGACACCGCCGCCGAGCAGCTACTCGATCTTCGTGACGGCGATCATCTCGCCGCTCAAGGCCAACTCCGGACCGAGCTCTACCAAGGCAAGGTCCGGTACACCTGCTTCGCCGACCAGATCTTGCCGCTCCGGATGAAGAAGAAGCGCAAGGAAAAGCCGGAGCCGTCGAAGCCAGGTCCCGTGTCGGCCGATGCCGATCTCAACGACGCAATTCCGTTCTGA
- a CDS encoding DNA-binding protein produces the protein MALIPTRQVAARYNVTLRSIDRWIRDPELGFPKPIQINTRNYFDEVELDDFDRQRALARNNKVSGIA, from the coding sequence ATGGCATTAATCCCTACCCGGCAGGTCGCCGCGCGGTACAACGTGACATTGCGTTCGATCGACCGCTGGATCCGTGATCCCGAACTCGGATTTCCGAAGCCGATCCAGATCAATACCCGAAACTATTTCGACGAGGTCGAGCTCGACGACTTCGACCGTCAGCGCGCGCTCGCTCGCAACAACAAAGTGTCGGGGATCGCTTGA
- a CDS encoding site-specific integrase, with amino-acid sequence MTKALSDKRLEALEKAAAPASRQEIPDGLLPGLYLVRQPSKALSWAVRYRNAGKTRKVTIGPYPAIGLKAARELGGKALRAAAEGRDPAREKQDAKAEAKRQAAEEKRAERDLFENVAAEFMKRHAVKNTREGSFLETARILGMKRTDAGEWEETGNGVIAEWKGRKVQDITRRDVVIMVDAIVDRGAPVMANRTLAAVRKLFNWCVGRDVINASPATLIEPPAKEDSRRRVLSDDELRLIWNAADTDGWPFGPIVQLMLLTGQRENEIARMRWNELDLDNAVWTLPANRTKNDEPHTVPLSDAVVSIIKALPKIKSKDDFVFVGRHGKAPTAFSHAKVRIDDAVTTANNGKEVPAWVFHDLRRTMVSGMARLGIALPVIEKVINHKSGTFRGVVSVYQHHDFAAEKRTALTAWASHVDGIMSGKAPASNVVPMRERA; translated from the coding sequence ATGACAAAAGCCCTCAGTGACAAGCGGCTGGAAGCGCTTGAGAAGGCGGCAGCGCCGGCCTCACGGCAGGAGATTCCAGACGGCCTGCTTCCTGGCCTCTACCTCGTACGCCAACCGTCCAAGGCCTTAAGCTGGGCCGTGCGATACCGGAACGCCGGTAAGACACGCAAGGTGACGATCGGTCCCTACCCCGCGATCGGCCTCAAGGCCGCACGCGAACTCGGCGGCAAGGCCTTGCGGGCGGCAGCCGAGGGGCGCGACCCGGCGCGTGAGAAGCAGGACGCCAAGGCCGAGGCCAAGCGGCAGGCGGCCGAGGAGAAGCGCGCCGAGCGCGATCTCTTCGAGAACGTAGCAGCCGAGTTCATGAAGCGGCACGCGGTGAAGAATACCCGCGAAGGCAGCTTCCTCGAGACCGCGCGAATCCTCGGCATGAAGCGAACCGATGCAGGCGAGTGGGAGGAAACCGGCAATGGCGTGATCGCCGAGTGGAAGGGCCGGAAGGTGCAGGACATTACCCGGCGCGACGTCGTCATCATGGTAGACGCGATCGTCGACCGCGGCGCGCCTGTGATGGCAAACCGGACGTTGGCCGCGGTGCGCAAGCTATTTAACTGGTGCGTCGGACGCGACGTGATCAACGCGTCGCCAGCCACATTGATCGAGCCACCCGCCAAGGAGGACAGCCGTCGACGCGTCCTAAGCGACGACGAGCTCCGCCTCATCTGGAACGCCGCCGACACCGACGGGTGGCCGTTCGGTCCGATCGTCCAGCTGATGCTGCTCACCGGTCAGCGCGAGAACGAGATCGCGCGCATGCGCTGGAACGAGCTGGATCTCGACAACGCAGTTTGGACGCTGCCAGCGAACCGCACGAAGAACGATGAGCCGCACACGGTGCCGCTCTCCGACGCTGTCGTGTCGATTATCAAGGCGTTGCCGAAGATCAAATCTAAGGATGACTTCGTGTTCGTCGGTCGTCACGGCAAGGCGCCGACCGCGTTCTCGCATGCCAAGGTCAGGATCGACGATGCAGTTACGACAGCCAACAACGGCAAGGAAGTTCCGGCGTGGGTGTTCCACGATCTTAGGCGCACCATGGTGTCCGGTATGGCGCGGCTTGGCATCGCCCTGCCTGTGATCGAGAAGGTCATCAATCACAAGTCTGGAACGTTCCGCGGCGTCGTTAGTGTGTATCAACATCACGATTTCGCGGCGGAAAAGCGTACCGCCCTCACCGCCTGGGCTTCGCATGTTGATGGCATCATGTCCGGCAAGGCGCCGGCATCCAACGTCGTGCCGATGCGGGAGCGCGCGTGA
- a CDS encoding LysR substrate-binding domain-containing protein produces the protein MARINSRQVEAFRAMMLTGSVTEAAKLMAVTQPAVSRLLRDFQALLKMELFERRGTGLVPTAAAMALYTEVERSFVGLERITSAAEEIRGRRTGSLRIAALPALANGYLPRLAGHFLKERPNLNLAFFGVISPIVVDWVLNNQCDIGFAEVPIAHSGLPSLRLPALARVAVLPAGHRLADKEVLEPRDFEGETFISLSAGSASRHLVDQVFHRSDVRRVLRVETTLSEIMCGMVSSGLGVAICDPFTAQEFATRGVIVRRFLPRIDFEFSAVFPAQRSPSPVALDLVEALRRALGEMEG, from the coding sequence ATGGCGCGGATCAATTCGCGGCAGGTGGAAGCCTTCCGCGCGATGATGCTGACCGGCAGTGTGACCGAGGCCGCAAAGCTGATGGCCGTGACGCAGCCGGCGGTCAGCCGTTTGCTCCGCGACTTCCAGGCGCTCTTGAAAATGGAGCTGTTCGAGCGGCGCGGCACCGGGCTGGTGCCGACCGCGGCCGCAATGGCGCTCTACACGGAAGTCGAGCGTTCCTTCGTCGGCCTCGAACGTATCACCTCCGCTGCCGAGGAGATCCGCGGCCGCCGCACCGGCTCACTGCGGATCGCAGCGCTCCCGGCGCTCGCGAACGGTTACCTGCCGCGGCTCGCCGGGCATTTCCTGAAAGAGCGCCCCAACCTCAACCTCGCCTTCTTCGGCGTGATCTCGCCGATCGTGGTCGACTGGGTGCTGAACAATCAGTGCGACATCGGCTTTGCCGAGGTGCCCATCGCCCATTCCGGCCTGCCGAGCCTGCGGCTGCCGGCGCTGGCGCGAGTTGCGGTGCTGCCGGCCGGACATCGTCTCGCAGACAAGGAAGTGCTGGAGCCGCGCGATTTCGAGGGCGAGACGTTCATATCGCTGTCGGCGGGATCTGCGAGCCGGCACCTCGTCGACCAGGTCTTCCACCGCAGCGACGTCCGCCGCGTGCTGCGCGTCGAGACCACGCTGTCGGAGATCATGTGCGGAATGGTGTCGTCGGGTCTTGGGGTCGCGATCTGCGATCCCTTCACCGCGCAGGAATTCGCAACCCGCGGCGTCATCGTGCGCCGCTTCCTGCCGCGCATCGACTTCGAATTTTCCGCCGTCTTTCCCGCCCAGCGCAGCCCCTCGCCGGTGGCGCTCGATCTGGTCGAGGCGCTACGGCGCGCATTGGGGGAGATGGAGGGGTAA
- a CDS encoding ABC transporter substrate-binding protein, protein MKTLSLLTAVSIAALAAAPSIVSAQQKTLYVAGYGGSFEKTIRDEVIPGFEKENGVKVEYVAGNSTDTLAKLQAQKGNQQIDVAIVDDGPMYQAIQLGFCGKLDGLPADLYDAARFKDDRAVAIGLVATGLMYNTKVFAEKGWAPPTSWDDLKDPKYAKQLVIPPINNTYGLEALVMLAKMNGGGEANVDAGFKIFKNDINPNVLAYEPSPGKMTELFQSGQAVIAVWGTGRVQSFANTGFPVDFVYPKEGAATLLTTACPIAKPNASPLAGSFIKMLLDPKIQLVMLKDYGYGPVLKSLVVPPELGKMAPIGERAAKLYNPDWTVINEKREEWTKRWNREVER, encoded by the coding sequence ATGAAGACTCTCAGCCTTCTGACAGCGGTCAGCATTGCGGCGCTTGCCGCGGCGCCGTCGATCGTCTCGGCACAGCAGAAGACGCTCTATGTCGCCGGCTATGGCGGCTCGTTCGAGAAGACGATCCGCGACGAGGTGATCCCCGGTTTCGAGAAGGAGAACGGCGTCAAGGTCGAATACGTCGCTGGCAACTCCACCGACACGCTGGCAAAACTCCAGGCGCAGAAGGGCAATCAGCAGATCGACGTCGCGATCGTCGACGACGGTCCGATGTACCAGGCGATCCAGCTTGGCTTCTGCGGCAAGCTCGATGGCCTGCCGGCCGATCTCTATGACGCCGCGCGCTTCAAGGACGATCGCGCGGTGGCGATCGGTCTCGTCGCGACCGGGTTGATGTACAACACCAAGGTGTTTGCGGAGAAGGGTTGGGCGCCGCCGACCTCGTGGGACGATCTGAAAGATCCGAAATATGCAAAGCAGCTCGTCATCCCGCCGATCAACAACACCTACGGCCTTGAGGCGCTGGTGATGCTCGCCAAGATGAATGGCGGCGGCGAGGCCAATGTCGATGCGGGCTTCAAGATCTTCAAGAACGACATCAATCCGAACGTGCTTGCCTATGAGCCGTCGCCGGGCAAGATGACCGAGCTGTTCCAGTCCGGCCAGGCCGTCATCGCGGTGTGGGGCACGGGCCGCGTGCAGAGCTTTGCCAACACCGGCTTCCCCGTCGACTTCGTCTATCCCAAGGAAGGGGCGGCCACGCTTCTGACCACCGCCTGTCCGATCGCCAAGCCCAACGCTTCGCCGCTTGCGGGAAGTTTTATCAAGATGCTGCTCGATCCAAAAATCCAGCTCGTGATGTTGAAGGATTACGGCTACGGCCCGGTATTGAAATCGCTCGTCGTTCCGCCGGAGCTCGGCAAGATGGCGCCGATCGGCGAACGCGCGGCAAAGCTGTATAACCCCGATTGGACCGTCATCAACGAGAAGCGCGAGGAGTGGACCAAGCGGTGGAATCGCGAGGTCGAGCGCTAG
- a CDS encoding ABC transporter ATP-binding protein gives MSFLELDRVGKQFGPQTVVDNFSLAVERGEFISFLGPSGCGKTTTLQMIAGFLEPSRGAIRLEGRDMIKVHPAKRGLGIVFQSYALFPHMTAAENVAFGLEMRSVPRDKRAERVRAALAMVGLKGLEERYPRRMSGGQQQRVALARALVIQPSVLLLDEPLSNLDAKLREEMQIELRQIQRTIGTTTILVTHDQNEAMSLSDRIVVMSQGKIEQIGTPQQTYERPASAFVSQFLGKTNDFAATIDRSAQPARLVAGSWHAPAPVGVTGPVTISLRPERISFADAGLAAKIVTRIFQGNHWLFQCETECGPAIVIRQNDGTPQPAEGEAVRLAWRVEDMSLRASGGAA, from the coding sequence ATGTCCTTCCTTGAGCTCGATCGCGTCGGCAAGCAGTTCGGCCCGCAAACCGTCGTCGACAATTTCAGCCTGGCGGTGGAGAGGGGCGAGTTCATCTCGTTCCTCGGCCCCTCCGGTTGTGGCAAGACCACGACGCTGCAGATGATCGCGGGCTTTCTCGAGCCGTCGCGCGGCGCGATCCGGCTCGAGGGCCGCGATATGATAAAGGTGCATCCGGCGAAACGCGGCCTCGGCATCGTGTTCCAGAGCTACGCGCTGTTTCCGCACATGACCGCAGCCGAGAACGTCGCCTTTGGTCTGGAGATGCGAAGCGTGCCCAGGGACAAACGCGCGGAGCGGGTCCGCGCGGCGCTGGCAATGGTTGGTCTCAAGGGCTTGGAGGAGCGCTATCCGCGGCGCATGTCGGGCGGACAGCAGCAGCGCGTGGCGCTGGCGCGCGCGCTGGTGATCCAGCCGAGCGTGCTGCTGCTCGACGAGCCCCTGTCGAACCTCGATGCCAAGCTGCGCGAGGAGATGCAGATCGAGCTGCGCCAGATCCAGCGCACCATCGGCACCACCACGATTCTCGTCACCCACGATCAGAACGAGGCGATGTCGCTGTCCGACCGCATCGTTGTGATGAGCCAGGGCAAGATCGAGCAGATCGGCACGCCGCAACAGACCTATGAACGGCCGGCCTCCGCCTTCGTGTCGCAGTTCCTCGGCAAGACCAACGATTTCGCCGCGACGATCGACCGGTCGGCCCAGCCTGCGCGGCTGGTCGCGGGCTCCTGGCACGCGCCGGCGCCGGTCGGCGTGACCGGTCCGGTGACGATCAGTCTCCGCCCCGAGCGGATCAGCTTTGCTGACGCTGGGCTTGCTGCGAAAATCGTCACGCGGATTTTCCAGGGCAATCACTGGCTGTTCCAATGCGAGACCGAGTGCGGACCGGCAATCGTGATCCGGCAGAATGACGGCACGCCGCAGCCTGCAGAAGGCGAGGCGGTCCGTCTTGCATGGCGCGTGGAGGACATGAGCCTGCGCGCGAGCGGAGGCGCTGCATGA